The following proteins are encoded in a genomic region of Zea mays cultivar B73 chromosome 9, Zm-B73-REFERENCE-NAM-5.0, whole genome shotgun sequence:
- the LOC100217186 gene encoding uncharacterized protein LOC100217186: MKTRIVYSREFLLSLGELEHCKKLPPDFDAALLSELQELSAGVLERNKGYYNTSQGRPDGSVGYTYSSRGGNTGGRWDTRSSGSSDRDGEPDRESQTQGRGANQYRRNWQNTEHDGLLGRGGFPRPSGYTGQLSSKDHGNAPQLNRTSERYQPPRPYKAAPFSRKDIDSINDETFGSSELSNEDRAEEERKRRASFELMRKEQHKAVLGKKSGPDILKENPSDDIFSKLQTSTAKANAKTKNEKLDGSVVSSYQEDTTKPSSVLLAPAARPLVPPGFANAFADKKLQSQSSNITHEPKLEDDQSATGFTSESKEKGVSGNDATMGPKHTLPPGSVTSSAELASSVLKGSEDWDADVMDKYSIGKEGKSKNIDPVRKDDSVAILEQFFGNVLSKSGSNLPTYVENQPLKTDDDMITSVPESSKFAHWFLDEDLKPAEDLSSKSLLSMIVKNENPGLENLNHTPLSDAAAQNLSPRAPIDKLDSASELISFTSSTPANGVLEQCIHSDVPEAVPIMTCEDLEQTMLAQVSNSSSTQINATKEQLTVMDEPVAMQKVTVDNHASQHLLSLLQKGTDNKGAPSLGFQRESTDEPLSVDTNLMANGGISGSDPVNSVENVPTSGKDLTLEALFGAAFMNELHSKDAPVSIRGATTGGPTEFAEMGKTLLSSSHEGYYPVEQTVHFNNTKDAAVRREPGIEHSAVPGLSQGSASFDKKGMEIHLPEEDNLFTMSDSLLGQNSDILASVGSSRVEGLLPEKALDNLSYRFQSLVPGDAEHIQVYGPDALGSHPRDSQNMYHLLQGRPPMIAPHPMMDHIVNRKQPAPFDMAQSIHHDSHRSFPSNVNHMQHNLHGPGVPHLDPAGHIMRQHMSMPGRFPPEGLPRGVPPSQPVHHMAGYRPEMGNVNNFHMHPRQPNYGEFGLMMPGPSGPEVRGNHPEAFERLIQMEMSARSKQQQVHHPAMAAGRVPSGMYGHELDAKLRYR, translated from the exons ATGAAGACGAGGATAGTGTACTCCAGGGAGTTTCTGCTGTCGCTTGGCGAGTTGGAGCATTGCAAGAAGCTGCCCCCTGACTTTGATGCAGCGCTGCTTAG TGAGCTGCAGGAGCTGTCAGCGGGTGTGCTTGAGAGAAACAAGGGCTACTACAACACATCCCAGGGACGGCCAGATGGGTCGGTGGGATATACTTACTCTTCTCGTGGTGGGAACACTGGAGGGAGGTGGGATACTCGCTCATCTGGATCAAGTGATCGGGATGGGGAACCTGATCGTGAGTCTCAGACACAGG GGCGTGGTGCAAACCAGTACAGACGCAATTGGCAGAACACGGAGCATGATGGCCTACTTGGCCGTGGTGGTTTCCCTAGGCCATCAGGATATACTGGGCAGTTGTCATCAAAGGATCATGGCAATGCGCCTCAGCTAAACAGGACATCAGAACGCTACCAGCCACCACGTCCTTACAAG GCTGCTCCTTTTTCACGGAAAGACATTGACTCGATTAATGATGAGACATTCGGGTCTTCTGAATTATCAAATGAGGATAGAGCAGAAGAAGAAAGGAAGCGGAGGG CATCTTTTGAGTTGATGAGAAAAGAGCAACATAAAGCAGTGCTAGGAAAGAAGAGTGGTCCTGATATCCTGAAGGAGAATCCCAGTGATGATATATTTTCAAAGTTACAGACATCTACTGCAAAGGCAAATGCCAAAACTAAAAACGAGAAGTTAGATGGTTCTGTAGTATCCTCATATCAGGAAGATACCACTAAACCATCTTCAGTTCTACTAGCTCCTGCAGCCAGGCCGCTTGTCCCGCCGGGTTTTGCAAATGCATTCGCTGACAAGAAGCTTCAGTCACAGTCGTCTAACATCACACATGAGCCGAAG CTAGAGGATGACCAGTCAGCAACAGGGTTCACATCTGAAAGTAAAGAGAAGGGAGTTTCTGGTAACGATGCTACTATGGGTCCAAAGCACACGCTTCCACCTGGTAGTGTTACCTCTTCAGCTGAATTGGCTTCTAGCGTTCTGAAAGGGAGCGAGGATTGGGATGCTGATGTAATGGATAAGTATTCTATTGGAAAAGAAGGCAAATCTAAAAATATTGATCCAGTTAGGAAGGATGATTCAGTAGCAATCTTAGAACAGTTCTTTGGCAATGTTTTATCGAAAAGCGGCAGCAACCTACCAACTTATGTTGAG AACCAGCCATTGAAAACTGATGATGACATGATCACTTCTGTGCCAGAATCATCCAAATTTGCTCATTGGTTTCTTGATGAAG ACTTGAAACCTGCAGAAGACTTATCTTCAAAGAGCCTGCTCTCCATGATTGTCAAAAATGAAAATCCAGGTCTAGAAAATTTAAACCATACTCCTTTATCTGATGCTGCTGCCCAGAATTTATCCCCAAGAGCACCTATTGATAAACTTGATTCTGCATCAGAGCTTATCTCATTTACATCCTCTACGCCTGCCAATGGAGTTCTTGAACAATGCATCCATTCTGATGTTCCAGAGGCAGTTCCTATTATGACATGTGAGGATCTTGAGCAGACGATGTTAGCACAGGTTAGCAATAGCAGCTCAACTCAGATAAATGCTACAAAGGAGCAACTGACTGTTATGGATGAACCAGTTGCCATGCAGAAAGTAACTGTAGATAATCATGCATCACAACATCTTCTTTCATTGTTGCAAAAAGGAACAGATAATAAGGGAGCACCTTCCCTGGGTTTCCAGAGAGAATCAACTGATGAACCTCTGAGTGTTGACACAAATTTAATGGCAAATGGTGGAATATCTGGAAGTGATCCGGTTAACAGTGTTGAAAATGTTCCTACTTCTGGGAAGGACTTGACATTGGAAGCGTTATTCGGGGCTGCATTTATGAATGAGCTCCACTCGAAAGATGCACCAGTTTCTATTCGAGGAGCCACAACTGGTGGTCCTACTGAGTTTGCAGAGATGGGTAAAACTCTGTTGTCATCTAGCCATGAAGGATACTACCCTGTTGAACAGACCGTACACTTCAACaatactaaagatgctgctgtccGTAGAGAACCAGGTATTGAGCATTCAGCAGTACCTGGTCTAAGTCAGGGGAGTGCTAGTTTTGACAAGAAAGGAATGGAAATTCATCTGCCTGAAGAAGATAATTTGTTTACCATGAGTGATTCTCTGCTTGGTCAAAATTCTGATATTTTGGCATCAGTAGGATCCAGCAGGGTTGAAGGGCTATTGCCTGAAAAGGCACTTGATAACCTCAGCTATAGGTTTCAAAGTCTTGTGCCTGGTGATGCAGAACACATTCAAGTATATGGTCCTGATGCACTTGGATCTCATCCTCGTGATTCTCAGAATATGTATCATCTTCTACAGGGTAGGCCTCCTATGATAGCACCTCACCCTATGATGGATCACATTGTTAATAGGAAACAGCCAGCTCCATTTGATATGGCACAGTCGATACACCATGATTCTCACCGTTCTTTCCCATCTAATGTGAATCATATGCAACATAATCTTCATGGGCCAGGGGTCCCTCACTTGGACCCTGCTGGACATATTATGCGACAACACATGTCCATGCCTGGAAGATTTCCTCCAGAAGGCTTGCCAAGAGGTGTCCCTCCATCTCAGCCTGTGCATCACATGGCTGGTTATAGACCTGAAATGGGTAATGTAAATAATTTCCATATGCACCCTCGCCAGCCCAACTATGGAGAATTTGGATTGATGATGCCAG GCCCATCAGGTCCAGAGGTGAGGGGCAATCATCCAGAGGCGTTCGAAAGGTTGATCCAGATGGAGATGTCAGCCAGATCGAAGCAACAGCAGGTGCACCACCCTGCAATGGCCGCTGGCCGTGTGCCTAGTGGGATGTACGGGCACGAGCTTGATGCGAAATTGAGATACAGATGA
- the LOC100217186 gene encoding uncharacterized protein isoform X9, with amino-acid sequence MCTPISFTGSALYIHGRMKTRIVYSREFLLSLGELEHCKKLPPDFDAALLSELQELSAGVLERNKGYYNTSQGRPDGSVGYTYSSRGGNTGGRWDTRSSGSSDRDGEPDRESQTQGRGANQYRRNWQNTEHDGLLGRGGFPRPSGYTGQLSSKDHGNAPQLNRTSERYQPPRPYKAAPFSRKDIDSINDETFGSSELSNEDRAEEERKRRASFELMRKEQHKAVLGKKSGPDILKENPSDDIFSKLQTSTAKANAKTKNEKLDGSVVSSYQEDTTKPSSVLLAPAARPLVPPGFANAFADKKLQSQSSNITHEPKCHNATTEANMLTIAWLGGQLEDDQSATGFTSESKEKGVSGNDATMGPKHTLPPGSVTSSAELASSVLKGSEDWDADVMDKYSIGKEGKSKNIDPVRKDDSVAILEQFFGNVLSKSGSNLPTYVENQPLKTDDDMITSVPESSKFAHWFLDEDLKPAEDLSSKSLLSMIVKNENPELISFTSSTPANGVLEQCIHSDVPEAVPIMTCEDLEQTMLAQVSNSSSTQINATKEQLTVMDEPVAMQKVTVDNHASQHLLSLLQKGTDNKGAPSLGFQRESTDEPLSVDTNLMANGGISGSDPVNSVENVPTSGKDLTLEALFGAAFMNELHSKDAPVSIRGATTGGPTEFAEMGKTLLSSSHEGYYPVEQTVHFNNTKDAAVRREPGIEHSAVPGLSQGSASFDKKGMEIHLPEEDNLFTMSDSLLGQNSDILASVGSSRVEGLLPEKALDNLSYRFQSLVPGDAEHIQVYGPDALGSHPRDSQNMYHLLQGRPPMIAPHPMMDHIVNRKQPAPFDMAQSIHHDSHRSFPSNVNHMQHNLHGPGVPHLDPAGHIMRQHMSMPGRFPPEGLPRGVPPSQPVHHMAGYRPEMGNVNNFHMHPRQPNYGEFGLMMPGPSGPEVRGNHPEAFERLIQMEMSARSKQQQVHHPAMAAGRVPSGMYGHELDAKLRYR; translated from the exons ATGTGTACACCCATATCCTTTACTGGGTCCGCCCTGTATATCCATGGCAGGATGAAGACGAGGATAGTGTACTCCAGGGAGTTTCTGCTGTCGCTTGGCGAGTTGGAGCATTGCAAGAAGCTGCCCCCTGACTTTGATGCAGCGCTGCTTAG TGAGCTGCAGGAGCTGTCAGCGGGTGTGCTTGAGAGAAACAAGGGCTACTACAACACATCCCAGGGACGGCCAGATGGGTCGGTGGGATATACTTACTCTTCTCGTGGTGGGAACACTGGAGGGAGGTGGGATACTCGCTCATCTGGATCAAGTGATCGGGATGGGGAACCTGATCGTGAGTCTCAGACACAGG GGCGTGGTGCAAACCAGTACAGACGCAATTGGCAGAACACGGAGCATGATGGCCTACTTGGCCGTGGTGGTTTCCCTAGGCCATCAGGATATACTGGGCAGTTGTCATCAAAGGATCATGGCAATGCGCCTCAGCTAAACAGGACATCAGAACGCTACCAGCCACCACGTCCTTACAAG GCTGCTCCTTTTTCACGGAAAGACATTGACTCGATTAATGATGAGACATTCGGGTCTTCTGAATTATCAAATGAGGATAGAGCAGAAGAAGAAAGGAAGCGGAGGG CATCTTTTGAGTTGATGAGAAAAGAGCAACATAAAGCAGTGCTAGGAAAGAAGAGTGGTCCTGATATCCTGAAGGAGAATCCCAGTGATGATATATTTTCAAAGTTACAGACATCTACTGCAAAGGCAAATGCCAAAACTAAAAACGAGAAGTTAGATGGTTCTGTAGTATCCTCATATCAGGAAGATACCACTAAACCATCTTCAGTTCTACTAGCTCCTGCAGCCAGGCCGCTTGTCCCGCCGGGTTTTGCAAATGCATTCGCTGACAAGAAGCTTCAGTCACAGTCGTCTAACATCACACATGAGCCGAAG TGTCATAATGCTACTACTGAAGCTAACATGTTGACTATTGCATGGCTTGGGGGTCAGCTAGAGGATGACCAGTCAGCAACAGGGTTCACATCTGAAAGTAAAGAGAAGGGAGTTTCTGGTAACGATGCTACTATGGGTCCAAAGCACACGCTTCCACCTGGTAGTGTTACCTCTTCAGCTGAATTGGCTTCTAGCGTTCTGAAAGGGAGCGAGGATTGGGATGCTGATGTAATGGATAAGTATTCTATTGGAAAAGAAGGCAAATCTAAAAATATTGATCCAGTTAGGAAGGATGATTCAGTAGCAATCTTAGAACAGTTCTTTGGCAATGTTTTATCGAAAAGCGGCAGCAACCTACCAACTTATGTTGAG AACCAGCCATTGAAAACTGATGATGACATGATCACTTCTGTGCCAGAATCATCCAAATTTGCTCATTGGTTTCTTGATGAAG ACTTGAAACCTGCAGAAGACTTATCTTCAAAGAGCCTGCTCTCCATGATTGTCAAAAATGAAAATCCAG AGCTTATCTCATTTACATCCTCTACGCCTGCCAATGGAGTTCTTGAACAATGCATCCATTCTGATGTTCCAGAGGCAGTTCCTATTATGACATGTGAGGATCTTGAGCAGACGATGTTAGCACAGGTTAGCAATAGCAGCTCAACTCAGATAAATGCTACAAAGGAGCAACTGACTGTTATGGATGAACCAGTTGCCATGCAGAAAGTAACTGTAGATAATCATGCATCACAACATCTTCTTTCATTGTTGCAAAAAGGAACAGATAATAAGGGAGCACCTTCCCTGGGTTTCCAGAGAGAATCAACTGATGAACCTCTGAGTGTTGACACAAATTTAATGGCAAATGGTGGAATATCTGGAAGTGATCCGGTTAACAGTGTTGAAAATGTTCCTACTTCTGGGAAGGACTTGACATTGGAAGCGTTATTCGGGGCTGCATTTATGAATGAGCTCCACTCGAAAGATGCACCAGTTTCTATTCGAGGAGCCACAACTGGTGGTCCTACTGAGTTTGCAGAGATGGGTAAAACTCTGTTGTCATCTAGCCATGAAGGATACTACCCTGTTGAACAGACCGTACACTTCAACaatactaaagatgctgctgtccGTAGAGAACCAGGTATTGAGCATTCAGCAGTACCTGGTCTAAGTCAGGGGAGTGCTAGTTTTGACAAGAAAGGAATGGAAATTCATCTGCCTGAAGAAGATAATTTGTTTACCATGAGTGATTCTCTGCTTGGTCAAAATTCTGATATTTTGGCATCAGTAGGATCCAGCAGGGTTGAAGGGCTATTGCCTGAAAAGGCACTTGATAACCTCAGCTATAGGTTTCAAAGTCTTGTGCCTGGTGATGCAGAACACATTCAAGTATATGGTCCTGATGCACTTGGATCTCATCCTCGTGATTCTCAGAATATGTATCATCTTCTACAGGGTAGGCCTCCTATGATAGCACCTCACCCTATGATGGATCACATTGTTAATAGGAAACAGCCAGCTCCATTTGATATGGCACAGTCGATACACCATGATTCTCACCGTTCTTTCCCATCTAATGTGAATCATATGCAACATAATCTTCATGGGCCAGGGGTCCCTCACTTGGACCCTGCTGGACATATTATGCGACAACACATGTCCATGCCTGGAAGATTTCCTCCAGAAGGCTTGCCAAGAGGTGTCCCTCCATCTCAGCCTGTGCATCACATGGCTGGTTATAGACCTGAAATGGGTAATGTAAATAATTTCCATATGCACCCTCGCCAGCCCAACTATGGAGAATTTGGATTGATGATGCCAG GCCCATCAGGTCCAGAGGTGAGGGGCAATCATCCAGAGGCGTTCGAAAGGTTGATCCAGATGGAGATGTCAGCCAGATCGAAGCAACAGCAGGTGCACCACCCTGCAATGGCCGCTGGCCGTGTGCCTAGTGGGATGTACGGGCACGAGCTTGATGCGAAATTGAGATACAGATGA
- the LOC100217186 gene encoding uncharacterized protein isoform X5, producing the protein MCTPISFTGSALYIHGRMKTRIVYSREFLLSLGELEHCKKLPPDFDAALLSELQELSAGVLERNKGYYNTSQGRPDGSVGYTYSSRGGNTGGRWDTRSSGSSDRDGEPDRESQTQGRGANQYRRNWQNTEHDGLLGRGGFPRPSGYTGQLSSKDHGNAPQLNRTSERYQPPRPYKAAPFSRKDIDSINDETFGSSELSNEDRAEEERKRRASFELMRKEQHKAVLGKKSGPDILKENPSDDIFSKLQTSTAKANAKTKNEKLDGSVVSSYQEDTTKPSSVLLAPAARPLVPPGFANAFADKKLQSQSSNITHEPKLEDDQSATGFTSESKEKGVSGNDATMGPKHTLPPGSVTSSAELASSVLKGSEDWDADVMDKYSIGKEGKSKNIDPVRKDDSVAILEQFFGNVLSKSGSNLPTYVENQPLKTDDDMITSVPESSKFAHWFLDEDLKPAEDLSSKSLLSMIVKNENPGLENLNHTPLSDAAAQNLSPRAPIDKLDSASELISFTSSTPANGVLEQCIHSDVPEAVPIMTCEDLEQTMLAQVSNSSSTQINATKEQLTVMDEPVAMQKVTVDNHASQHLLSLLQKGTDNKGAPSLGFQRESTDEPLSVDTNLMANGGISGSDPVNSVENVPTSGKDLTLEALFGAAFMNELHSKDAPVSIRGATTGGPTEFAEMGKTLLSSSHEGYYPVEQTVHFNNTKDAAVRREPGIEHSAVPGLSQGSASFDKKGMEIHLPEEDNLFTMSDSLLGQNSDILASVGSSRVEGLLPEKALDNLSYRFQSLVPGDAEHIQVYGPDALGSHPRDSQNMYHLLQGRPPMIAPHPMMDHIVNRKQPAPFDMAQSIHHDSHRSFPSNVNHMQHNLHGPGVPHLDPAGHIMRQHMSMPGRFPPEGLPRGVPPSQPVHHMAGYRPEMGNVNNFHMHPRQPNYGEFGLMMPGPSGPEVRGNHPEAFERLIQMEMSARSKQQQVHHPAMAAGRVPSGMYGHELDAKLRYR; encoded by the exons ATGTGTACACCCATATCCTTTACTGGGTCCGCCCTGTATATCCATGGCAGGATGAAGACGAGGATAGTGTACTCCAGGGAGTTTCTGCTGTCGCTTGGCGAGTTGGAGCATTGCAAGAAGCTGCCCCCTGACTTTGATGCAGCGCTGCTTAG TGAGCTGCAGGAGCTGTCAGCGGGTGTGCTTGAGAGAAACAAGGGCTACTACAACACATCCCAGGGACGGCCAGATGGGTCGGTGGGATATACTTACTCTTCTCGTGGTGGGAACACTGGAGGGAGGTGGGATACTCGCTCATCTGGATCAAGTGATCGGGATGGGGAACCTGATCGTGAGTCTCAGACACAGG GGCGTGGTGCAAACCAGTACAGACGCAATTGGCAGAACACGGAGCATGATGGCCTACTTGGCCGTGGTGGTTTCCCTAGGCCATCAGGATATACTGGGCAGTTGTCATCAAAGGATCATGGCAATGCGCCTCAGCTAAACAGGACATCAGAACGCTACCAGCCACCACGTCCTTACAAG GCTGCTCCTTTTTCACGGAAAGACATTGACTCGATTAATGATGAGACATTCGGGTCTTCTGAATTATCAAATGAGGATAGAGCAGAAGAAGAAAGGAAGCGGAGGG CATCTTTTGAGTTGATGAGAAAAGAGCAACATAAAGCAGTGCTAGGAAAGAAGAGTGGTCCTGATATCCTGAAGGAGAATCCCAGTGATGATATATTTTCAAAGTTACAGACATCTACTGCAAAGGCAAATGCCAAAACTAAAAACGAGAAGTTAGATGGTTCTGTAGTATCCTCATATCAGGAAGATACCACTAAACCATCTTCAGTTCTACTAGCTCCTGCAGCCAGGCCGCTTGTCCCGCCGGGTTTTGCAAATGCATTCGCTGACAAGAAGCTTCAGTCACAGTCGTCTAACATCACACATGAGCCGAAG CTAGAGGATGACCAGTCAGCAACAGGGTTCACATCTGAAAGTAAAGAGAAGGGAGTTTCTGGTAACGATGCTACTATGGGTCCAAAGCACACGCTTCCACCTGGTAGTGTTACCTCTTCAGCTGAATTGGCTTCTAGCGTTCTGAAAGGGAGCGAGGATTGGGATGCTGATGTAATGGATAAGTATTCTATTGGAAAAGAAGGCAAATCTAAAAATATTGATCCAGTTAGGAAGGATGATTCAGTAGCAATCTTAGAACAGTTCTTTGGCAATGTTTTATCGAAAAGCGGCAGCAACCTACCAACTTATGTTGAG AACCAGCCATTGAAAACTGATGATGACATGATCACTTCTGTGCCAGAATCATCCAAATTTGCTCATTGGTTTCTTGATGAAG ACTTGAAACCTGCAGAAGACTTATCTTCAAAGAGCCTGCTCTCCATGATTGTCAAAAATGAAAATCCAGGTCTAGAAAATTTAAACCATACTCCTTTATCTGATGCTGCTGCCCAGAATTTATCCCCAAGAGCACCTATTGATAAACTTGATTCTGCATCAGAGCTTATCTCATTTACATCCTCTACGCCTGCCAATGGAGTTCTTGAACAATGCATCCATTCTGATGTTCCAGAGGCAGTTCCTATTATGACATGTGAGGATCTTGAGCAGACGATGTTAGCACAGGTTAGCAATAGCAGCTCAACTCAGATAAATGCTACAAAGGAGCAACTGACTGTTATGGATGAACCAGTTGCCATGCAGAAAGTAACTGTAGATAATCATGCATCACAACATCTTCTTTCATTGTTGCAAAAAGGAACAGATAATAAGGGAGCACCTTCCCTGGGTTTCCAGAGAGAATCAACTGATGAACCTCTGAGTGTTGACACAAATTTAATGGCAAATGGTGGAATATCTGGAAGTGATCCGGTTAACAGTGTTGAAAATGTTCCTACTTCTGGGAAGGACTTGACATTGGAAGCGTTATTCGGGGCTGCATTTATGAATGAGCTCCACTCGAAAGATGCACCAGTTTCTATTCGAGGAGCCACAACTGGTGGTCCTACTGAGTTTGCAGAGATGGGTAAAACTCTGTTGTCATCTAGCCATGAAGGATACTACCCTGTTGAACAGACCGTACACTTCAACaatactaaagatgctgctgtccGTAGAGAACCAGGTATTGAGCATTCAGCAGTACCTGGTCTAAGTCAGGGGAGTGCTAGTTTTGACAAGAAAGGAATGGAAATTCATCTGCCTGAAGAAGATAATTTGTTTACCATGAGTGATTCTCTGCTTGGTCAAAATTCTGATATTTTGGCATCAGTAGGATCCAGCAGGGTTGAAGGGCTATTGCCTGAAAAGGCACTTGATAACCTCAGCTATAGGTTTCAAAGTCTTGTGCCTGGTGATGCAGAACACATTCAAGTATATGGTCCTGATGCACTTGGATCTCATCCTCGTGATTCTCAGAATATGTATCATCTTCTACAGGGTAGGCCTCCTATGATAGCACCTCACCCTATGATGGATCACATTGTTAATAGGAAACAGCCAGCTCCATTTGATATGGCACAGTCGATACACCATGATTCTCACCGTTCTTTCCCATCTAATGTGAATCATATGCAACATAATCTTCATGGGCCAGGGGTCCCTCACTTGGACCCTGCTGGACATATTATGCGACAACACATGTCCATGCCTGGAAGATTTCCTCCAGAAGGCTTGCCAAGAGGTGTCCCTCCATCTCAGCCTGTGCATCACATGGCTGGTTATAGACCTGAAATGGGTAATGTAAATAATTTCCATATGCACCCTCGCCAGCCCAACTATGGAGAATTTGGATTGATGATGCCAG GCCCATCAGGTCCAGAGGTGAGGGGCAATCATCCAGAGGCGTTCGAAAGGTTGATCCAGATGGAGATGTCAGCCAGATCGAAGCAACAGCAGGTGCACCACCCTGCAATGGCCGCTGGCCGTGTGCCTAGTGGGATGTACGGGCACGAGCTTGATGCGAAATTGAGATACAGATGA